A genomic window from Actinomycetota bacterium includes:
- a CDS encoding helix-turn-helix transcriptional regulator, with protein sequence MWGALGLYREPGRPLFDDAEVAFVRAVAPSLAEGARRALLVGEAVDPEGPESPGLLVLSDTWEVESATPGVERWLQELPDGEWDAGRLPSAVLAVAGRALRTAEHPDEPGQVAVSRVLARSGTWIVLHGAALVSGKARRVAVIVEPAHPARIAPMLMSVYGLTEREQDVTRLVLQGSSTAEIAERLVVSAHTVQQHLKSIFDKTGVRSRRDLVGKVFFAHYEPRVRDNERRVITDQPVRGGPLVGGATS encoded by the coding sequence GTGTGGGGGGCGCTGGGGCTGTACCGCGAGCCCGGCCGGCCGCTGTTCGACGACGCCGAGGTGGCCTTTGTGCGGGCGGTGGCGCCCTCCCTGGCCGAGGGGGCGCGGCGGGCGCTGCTGGTCGGCGAGGCGGTCGACCCCGAAGGGCCCGAGTCGCCCGGCCTGCTGGTCCTGTCGGACACCTGGGAGGTTGAGTCGGCCACGCCCGGCGTCGAGCGCTGGCTGCAGGAACTCCCCGACGGCGAATGGGACGCCGGCCGGCTGCCGTCGGCGGTCCTGGCGGTCGCCGGCCGGGCGCTGCGCACCGCCGAGCACCCTGATGAGCCCGGGCAGGTCGCGGTCTCACGGGTGCTGGCGCGCTCGGGCACCTGGATCGTGCTCCACGGCGCCGCCCTGGTCTCCGGCAAGGCCCGCCGCGTGGCCGTGATCGTGGAGCCCGCCCACCCGGCCCGCATCGCGCCGATGCTGATGTCGGTCTATGGGCTGACCGAGCGCGAGCAGGACGTCACCCGGCTGGTCCTGCAGGGCAGCTCGACGGCGGAGATCGCCGAGCGGCTGGTCGTCTCCGCCCACACCGTCCAGCAGCACCTCAAGAGCATCTTCGACAAGACCGGCGTGCGCAGCCGCCGCGACCTGGTCGGCAAGGTCTTCTTCGCCCACTACGAACCGCGCGTGCGCGACAACGAACGCCGGGTGATCACCGATCAACCGGTACGTGGCGGGCCCTTGGTGGGCGGCGCCACCAGCTGA
- a CDS encoding Lrp/AsnC ligand binding domain-containing protein gives MLSAYVLIETEVGKVAHVAQALTRVDGVQLAEDLAGPYDVIVRLQAPSLDELGRLVVSHIQLLDGVTRSVTCIVLPR, from the coding sequence ATGCTGAGTGCCTATGTGCTGATCGAGACCGAGGTCGGCAAGGTCGCCCATGTCGCTCAGGCGCTGACCAGGGTTGATGGGGTGCAGCTGGCTGAGGACCTCGCCGGCCCTTACGACGTCATCGTGAGACTGCAGGCGCCCAGCCTCGACGAGCTCGGCCGGCTGGTCGTGTCCCACATCCAGCTCCTGGACGGTGTGACCCGCAGCGTGACCTGCATCGTGCTGCCCCGCTAG
- a CDS encoding RidA family protein has translation MTDAASGQLPVTANFINPEAMHHPAGYTHVVEVTAGRPVYIAGQVALDRTGALVGPDDIRAQAQQVFDNLQAALQAVGAGFEQVVKLTYYLVDAT, from the coding sequence ATGACCGATGCCGCATCCGGGCAGCTGCCCGTCACCGCCAACTTCATCAACCCCGAGGCGATGCACCACCCGGCTGGCTACACCCATGTGGTGGAGGTCACCGCGGGTCGACCGGTCTACATCGCCGGGCAGGTCGCCCTCGACCGCACGGGGGCGCTGGTCGGGCCAGATGACATTCGGGCCCAGGCACAGCAGGTGTTCGACAACCTCCAGGCCGCGCTGCAGGCGGTCGGGGCCGGCTTCGAGCAGGTGGTCAAGCTCACCTACTACCTGGTCGACGCCACCCA